The Mustela nigripes isolate SB6536 chromosome 4, MUSNIG.SB6536, whole genome shotgun sequence genome includes a window with the following:
- the SFRP5 gene encoding secreted frizzled-related protein 5, whose translation MRAAAGGARAAALALLLGALHGAPARAQEYDYYGWQAEPLHGRSYSKPPQCLDIPADLPLCHTVGYKRMRLPNLLEHESLAEVKQQASSWLPLLAKRCHSDTQVFLCSLFAPVCLDRPIYPCRSLCEAVRAGCAPLMEAYGFPWPEMLHCHKFPLDNDLCITMQFGHLPATAPPVTKICAQCEMEHSADGLMEQMCSSDFVVKMRIKEIKIENGDRKLIGAQKKKKLLKPGPLKRKDTKRLVLHMKNGASCPCPQLDSLAGSFLVMGRKVDGQLLLMAVYRWDKKNKEMKFAVKFMFSYPCSLYYPFFYGAAEPH comes from the exons ATGCGGGCAGCGGCGGGGGGCGCGCGGGCGGCCGCTCTGGCGCTGCTGCTGGGGGCGCTGCACGGAGCGCCGGCGCGCGCCCAGGAGTACGACTACTACGGCTGGCAGGCGGAGCCGCTGCACGGGCGCTCGTACTCCAAACCACCGCAGTGCCTCGACATCCCCGCCGACCTCCCGCTCTGCCACACCGTGGGCTACAAGCGCATGCGGCTGCCCAACCTGTTGGAGCACGAGAGCCTGGCCGAGGTGAAGCAGCAGGCGAGCAGCTGGCTGCCGCTGCTGGCCAAGCGCTGCCACTCGGACACGCAggtcttcctctgctctctcttcgCGCCCGTCTGCCTCGACCGGCCCATCTACCCGTGCCGCTCTCTGTGCGAGGCGGTGCGCGCCGGCTGCGCGCCACTCATGGAGGCCTACGGCTTCCCCTGGCCCGAGATGCTGCACTGCCACAAGTTTCCCCTGGACAACGACCTCTGCATCACTATGCAGTTCGGACACCTGCCTGCCACCGCGCCTCCAG TGACCAAGATCTGTGCCCAGTGTGAGATGGAGCACAGTGCCGACGGCCTCATGGAGCAGATGTGTTCCAGCGATTTtg tgGTTAAAATGCGCATCAAGGAGATCAAGATAGAGAATGGGGACCGGAAGCTGATTGgagcccagaaaaagaagaagctgCTCAAGCCAGGCCCCCTGAAGCGGAAGGACACCAAGCGGCTGGTGCTGCACATGAAGAATGGCGCCAGCTGTCCCTGCCCGCAGCTGGACAGCCTGGCCGGCAGCTTCCTGGTCATGGGCCGCAAGGTGGACGGGCAGCTGCTGCTCATGGCTGTCTACCGCTGGGACAAGAAGAATAAGGAGATGAAGTTCGCAGTCAAATTCATGTTCTCCTACCCCTGCTCCCTCTACTACCCCTTCTTCTACGGGGCCGCCGAACCCCACTGA
- the ZFYVE27 gene encoding protrudin isoform X8: MISVPALLGYLQEVCRAQLPESELMRRKYHSVRQEDLQKVRLSRPEAVAEVKSFLIQLEAFLSRLCRTCEAAYRVLHWENPTASSQFYGALLGTVCMLYLLPLCWVLALLNSTLFLGNVEFFRVVSEYRARLQQRLNPKQKDSVFESPALLEAGEKCAVRDCTPAPTPTEDLTPGSVEEAEEAEPDEEFKDAIEETHLVVLEDDEGAPCPAEDELVLQDNGFLSKNEVLRSKVSRLTERLRKRCPSNNFGNCTGCSATFSVLKKRRSCSNCGNSFCSRCCSFKVPKSSMGATATFPCEAKFSSYTVTKTTCNDRSNAEGVIPTPSMGLKLRTARSRVAYWAPGWLSALSRCLRLRS; the protein is encoded by the exons ATGATTTCAGTGCCCGCCCTTCTGGGCTACCTTCAGGAGGTTTGCCGGGCACAGCTGCCTGAGTCAGAGTTGATGCGGAGGAAGTATCACAGCGTGAGGCAGGAGGACCTCCAGAAAGTTCGCCTGTCTCGCCCCGAGGCTGTGGCTGAGGTGAAGAGCTT CCTGATCCAGCTGGAGGCCTTCCTGAGCCGCCTGTGCCGCACCTGCGAGGCCGCCTACCGTGTGCTGCACTGGGAGAACCCCACCGCATCCTCACA GTTCTATGGGGCTCTTCTGGGCACAGTTTGCATGCTTTATCTGCTGCCCCTGTGCTGGGTCCTTGCCCTTTTAAACAGCACGCTCTTTCTGGGGAATGTGGAGTTCTTCCGAG TGGTGTCTGAGTACAGGGCACGTCTGCAGCAGCGGCTGAACCCCAAGCAGAAAGACAGCGTCTTTGAGAGCCCGGCACTGCTGGAGGCTGGGGAAAAGTGTGCTGTGCGGGACTGCACACCTGCACCCACGCCCACAGAG GACCTCACGCCCGGCAGTgtggaggaggctgaggaggcTGAGCCCGATGAGGAGTTCAAAGATGCGATTGAG GAGACTCACTTGGTGGTGCTG GAGGATGACGAAGGTGCCCCGTGTCCAGCGGAAGACGAGCTGGTCCTACAGGACAACGGGTTTCTGAGCAAGAATGAGGTACTGCGCAGCAAGGTGTCCCGGCTCACGGAGCGACTTCGCAAACGCTGCCCTTCCAACAACTTCG GGAACTGCACGGGCTGCTCGGCCACCTTCTCAGTGCTGAAGAAGAGG CGGAGCTGCAGTAACTGTGGAAACAGCTTCTGCTCTCGGTGCTGCTCTTTCAAGGTGCCCAAGTCCTCCATGGGGGCCACAG CTACATTTCCGTGTGAGGccaaattttcttcatatactgtGACCAAAACAACATGCAACGACAGATCGAATGCAGAAGGAG taatccctacacccagcatggggctgaaACTCAGAACcgcgagatcaagagttgcatactgggcgcctgggtggctcagtgcgttaagccgctgccttcggctcaggtcatga